In Nitrospira sp., one genomic interval encodes:
- a CDS encoding right-handed parallel beta-helix repeat-containing protein: MSGDYSRKRFNPEHHYQGVLRQQGRVDLDADWNEYVDLQDRRWRAETIDVVGRCGVPAETPDGFKIELSGGDLTVGQGRMYVDGYLAENHGTAPLFDATIEEQYGSAALPVKNQPYGGPVTVPPQVRSLVYVDVWRREVTHLLEPGLIEPAVNVDSTTRLQTAWQVRVLANIPPEVNCETPLADIPGWPIGNQPSAARLTTTTVAVTTEPDLCLVPPTGGYRGLENHLYRVEVHSATAGSVKVKWSRENAHVATTIAEIMATRTVVRVDSLGRDDVLRFKTGDWVELTNDQREFAGLPGEMRKVTVDDADQTLAFTPALPVADFPQGVPDAAKHLRVIRWDQSGIVRKPDGSELINLDLTTDGLIELSAANPGFVLEHGVQATMTVLSGGMAHSGDYWCFAARTADADIEHLTQAPPLGLHHHYCHLAIIEADGEIHDCRTVFPPLTDLTPGCCTVVVQPGEDIQAAIDSLPEEGGCVCLKGGEHEIHAPIRIESSRVSLHGETVGARVVRADGPELLRIAHPDGLLLEHVTVSGIAFELETKGSQGQGLQAMVTMDRCRHTTLDRCVLHPQGVSQIAGVAISRSSDVSVTHCLADNVQYGVVTIADTTSLTIVGNSFDAGTGRKGDGGVVGLFLQGVAFPARIEQNRLLGFIFGIVLNDALSAGLPFSLAAGSRIVGNYIVRLGAEVDAGTLKAFGIDVAADACLISENILLYNSPEYGGISISGRNTVVERNQLRSLLKEAGSVRPIALLLAKLGKNGSLGSVGGRIAANQVLGVQDAIVVIGNEEAEVLDNQVDSEGQELRYGLLLVASSRVRLQGNRVTNTAWPIATSGGTANVVFDNSLVRGGGGVTAVFHTSFTCSRNRIEDMRHWGVLSLIGFAKCALTENRVLNCGYQQAPSIGIGASVHIGELCVESCEVMNTGVSPDNTTVSALSWGIIADLILEARVQSNLVTYANAALLDANQEHRALWLRGWLEQVINFGAGQVVFGFSAQILDNKFLGPGRTALVEVAQQNVSDTLFRRFERLFFSNNFCWHVSVAARGAATVSLSARSAIVMGNHIKTNVPIPSVDFLGMKEAVYMGNLAQANPVNFGGIPSPISGFNRP; encoded by the coding sequence ATGAGTGGCGATTACAGCCGGAAACGATTTAACCCTGAGCATCATTACCAGGGCGTGCTGCGACAACAGGGACGGGTCGACCTGGATGCCGATTGGAACGAGTACGTCGATCTCCAGGACCGACGATGGCGGGCCGAGACCATCGATGTCGTCGGGCGCTGCGGCGTGCCGGCCGAAACGCCGGATGGATTCAAAATCGAGTTGAGCGGCGGCGACCTCACAGTGGGGCAGGGCCGGATGTACGTCGACGGATACCTGGCCGAGAACCACGGCACCGCGCCGCTCTTCGATGCCACGATCGAAGAACAGTACGGCTCTGCCGCGCTGCCGGTGAAGAACCAGCCCTATGGCGGGCCGGTCACCGTTCCGCCACAGGTGCGGTCGCTGGTGTATGTGGATGTGTGGCGGCGGGAGGTCACCCACCTCTTGGAGCCGGGGCTGATCGAGCCGGCCGTCAACGTCGATTCCACGACTCGACTGCAGACGGCCTGGCAAGTGCGGGTGCTGGCAAACATTCCGCCGGAGGTGAATTGTGAGACGCCGCTGGCCGACATTCCGGGCTGGCCGATCGGCAACCAGCCGTCCGCAGCGCGATTGACCACCACGACGGTGGCGGTGACGACGGAACCAGACCTCTGCCTGGTCCCGCCGACCGGCGGGTATCGCGGTCTGGAAAACCACCTGTATCGGGTCGAGGTGCACAGCGCCACGGCCGGCAGCGTGAAGGTGAAGTGGTCGCGTGAGAATGCGCACGTCGCCACCACGATCGCTGAGATCATGGCCACGCGCACCGTGGTGCGCGTGGACAGCCTGGGACGGGATGATGTCCTGCGTTTCAAGACCGGCGATTGGGTGGAGTTGACGAACGACCAGCGTGAATTCGCCGGCCTGCCCGGCGAGATGCGCAAAGTGACGGTGGACGATGCCGACCAGACGTTGGCCTTTACGCCGGCGTTGCCGGTCGCCGATTTTCCGCAAGGCGTCCCCGATGCGGCCAAGCACCTGCGTGTCATTCGTTGGGATCAATCCGGCATCGTGCGGAAGCCCGATGGATCGGAACTGATCAACCTGGATCTCACCACGGATGGGTTGATCGAACTGTCGGCGGCGAATCCCGGCTTCGTGCTGGAGCATGGCGTGCAGGCCACCATGACCGTCCTCTCCGGCGGTATGGCCCATAGCGGGGACTACTGGTGTTTCGCGGCGAGGACGGCGGATGCCGATATCGAGCACCTGACGCAGGCGCCGCCGCTCGGCCTCCACCACCATTACTGCCACCTGGCCATCATCGAAGCGGACGGCGAGATCCACGACTGCCGAACGGTGTTTCCACCGCTCACGGACTTGACTCCCGGCTGTTGCACAGTGGTGGTGCAGCCGGGAGAGGACATCCAGGCCGCGATCGACTCACTGCCGGAGGAAGGCGGGTGTGTGTGCCTTAAGGGAGGGGAGCATGAGATTCACGCACCGATCCGCATCGAATCGTCCCGCGTGTCGCTGCACGGGGAGACGGTCGGCGCGCGCGTGGTGCGGGCGGATGGGCCTGAGCTGCTCCGCATCGCGCATCCGGACGGGCTGTTGCTGGAGCATGTCACCGTCAGCGGCATCGCCTTCGAGTTGGAGACGAAGGGGAGCCAGGGGCAGGGCCTCCAGGCCATGGTGACGATGGATCGTTGTCGCCACACGACACTCGACCGGTGCGTCCTGCATCCGCAGGGGGTGAGTCAGATCGCCGGGGTCGCCATCAGTCGCAGCAGCGACGTGAGTGTCACGCATTGCCTGGCGGACAATGTGCAATACGGCGTCGTGACGATCGCCGATACGACGAGCCTCACCATCGTCGGCAACAGCTTCGATGCCGGGACCGGGCGGAAGGGCGACGGCGGGGTGGTAGGCCTGTTCCTACAAGGCGTCGCCTTCCCAGCCAGGATCGAACAAAACCGTCTGCTCGGGTTTATCTTCGGCATCGTGCTGAACGACGCATTGTCCGCCGGCCTGCCCTTTTCGCTCGCGGCCGGATCCAGGATCGTGGGCAACTACATCGTGCGGCTGGGCGCAGAGGTCGATGCGGGTACGCTCAAAGCCTTCGGCATCGACGTCGCCGCCGATGCCTGCCTCATCAGTGAAAACATCCTTCTCTACAATTCTCCGGAATACGGCGGCATTTCCATCAGCGGTCGGAATACGGTCGTGGAGCGGAATCAGCTCCGTTCCTTGTTGAAGGAAGCCGGTTCGGTGCGCCCCATTGCGCTGCTGCTCGCCAAGCTGGGCAAGAATGGCAGTTTGGGTTCCGTCGGCGGCAGGATTGCCGCGAACCAGGTGCTGGGCGTGCAGGACGCGATCGTGGTGATCGGCAACGAAGAGGCTGAAGTCCTCGACAACCAGGTCGACAGCGAGGGGCAGGAGTTGCGGTACGGCCTCCTGCTGGTGGCTTCCAGCCGGGTCCGCCTCCAGGGAAACCGCGTGACCAATACGGCCTGGCCCATCGCGACCAGCGGCGGGACGGCCAACGTGGTGTTTGACAACAGCCTCGTGCGGGGCGGCGGCGGGGTGACGGCGGTGTTCCATACCTCCTTCACCTGCAGCCGGAATCGTATTGAGGATATGCGGCATTGGGGAGTGCTGAGTCTGATCGGGTTTGCCAAGTGCGCCCTGACCGAGAACCGAGTGCTGAATTGCGGGTATCAGCAGGCGCCTTCGATCGGCATCGGGGCTTCGGTGCACATCGGGGAATTGTGTGTGGAATCCTGCGAGGTGATGAATACGGGGGTGTCGCCGGACAATACGACGGTCAGCGCCCTGTCCTGGGGCATCATCGCCGATCTGATTCTGGAGGCGCGAGTGCAGAGCAACCTGGTCACCTATGCGAACGCCGCCCTATTGGATGCCAATCAGGAGCACCGCGCGCTCTGGCTGCGTGGCTGGCTGGAACAGGTGATCAATTTCGGCGCCGGCCAGGTGGTGTTCGGATTCAGCGCACAGATTCTCGACAATAAATTCCTCGGGCCTGGTCGAACGGCGTTAGTCGAGGTCGCTCAGCAAAATGTGAGCGATACGTTGTTCCGCCGGTTCGAGCGGCTCTTCTTCAGCAATAATTTCTGTTGGCACGTCAGCGTGGCCGCCCGTGGGGCCGCAACCGTATCCCTTTCGGCAAGAAGTGCCATTGTGATGGGCAATCACATCAAGACGAATGTGCCCATCCCGTCCGTGGATTTCCTCGGCATGAAGGAGGCGGTCTACATGGGCAACCTGGCTCAAGCCAATCCGGTGAACTTCGGTGGCATCCCGTCCCCGATCTCCGGCTTCAATCGGCCTTAG
- a CDS encoding DUF4157 domain-containing protein: protein MQARAVSAQHDGASPLRRSESPTRRAFDREAGSLPHQFDYHPGRFTIYPTVAPGPIPYRAGMEKAFGVDLSDVRAFRGASALRRDTGARAAAWPEMLAFASLHPSPRIVAHEVAHILQYRQAASSIAHLPGQGFPRDAAEVEADRAADLFESGAPIQVQARPAVAPLFYTDEEEPESEEFLAERPPLFVGQEVGTWGSSWPASLIAHERLEVSVPEAQRSHAIVEAIARREPIVILHEYGRLWLYRLEWEGLSGRYSRFTNAETIFHKGTHERGDYSVSNVQGRPEVEAFVTEDGGVLSPPGAGKLFSHTGEEFEDPLLSKVQNASAFVDGMVRGLEGADFQALADRLPRMAALNVVFPTPFAIGAVRGLVDEMLDLVQLLNPQQWAAIEAAARETILLLNDPDGEGLAATLGEEFGRNQAVALGGLLQQSLPIFAYEVGKLIGPTIIELLLALIGIEIGPAAMLQKSLAAMKQVPRITGMVGDLVRVLPDLPDEAPGTIRIPDRSMTPRASRAGQMTPGLPDLSREEQALLARTGNRMEFPDALPQDLADQELAIVKRSTKVPLSGGDGKYVNEVDLGNGHRWKEQANGTWCRFSNQPTNCTVLVPTPGPVSPGMIVAKAADRASLLERYTAWATNRGADQVEVAILKVISGMGEYPTGTYVVVVGSRKGVVYPGNTPGVRWLTISHVHPGAAKEPGYRYPSLADLAAAEADTIRLGKIIGGVRKWIHFQTPEGTWNSVKYGYDATAERYFVEIAGEETQYFERLHDVTPEQLRRYDDLDDAGLEQERINLMKQENSEGSYLRWYADRFSFMWQ from the coding sequence ATGCAGGCCAGAGCAGTGTCCGCGCAGCATGACGGCGCGTCGCCGCTCCGCCGGAGTGAATCGCCGACGAGGCGGGCCTTCGACAGGGAAGCTGGTTCCCTCCCTCACCAGTTCGATTACCACCCAGGCCGATTCACGATTTATCCGACCGTCGCGCCGGGGCCGATTCCCTACCGAGCCGGCATGGAGAAAGCGTTCGGGGTCGATCTTTCCGACGTTCGGGCCTTCCGTGGCGCATCCGCGTTGCGCAGGGACACAGGCGCCCGCGCAGCCGCCTGGCCAGAAATGCTGGCATTTGCGTCGTTGCATCCTTCCCCCCGTATCGTAGCGCACGAAGTGGCGCACATCCTTCAGTACCGTCAGGCTGCCTCGTCCATCGCTCACCTGCCGGGACAGGGTTTCCCTCGCGATGCCGCTGAAGTCGAGGCCGATCGCGCGGCGGACCTGTTCGAGTCCGGGGCTCCTATTCAAGTGCAGGCCCGTCCGGCCGTCGCGCCGCTGTTCTACACCGACGAGGAGGAGCCAGAGTCCGAAGAGTTTCTCGCGGAACGCCCGCCGCTTTTCGTAGGGCAGGAGGTGGGGACCTGGGGGAGTTCGTGGCCGGCAAGCTTGATCGCGCACGAGCGCCTGGAAGTGAGCGTGCCGGAGGCACAACGCAGCCATGCCATCGTGGAAGCCATCGCGCGGCGGGAGCCGATCGTGATCCTGCATGAGTACGGCCGTCTCTGGCTGTATCGGCTCGAATGGGAGGGGCTCTCCGGCCGCTACTCTCGTTTTACCAATGCTGAGACTATCTTTCACAAGGGGACGCATGAGCGCGGCGACTACTCCGTCTCCAACGTGCAAGGACGTCCCGAAGTCGAAGCCTTCGTGACGGAAGACGGAGGAGTCCTGTCGCCCCCAGGGGCCGGCAAGCTGTTTTCCCACACCGGCGAAGAATTTGAGGATCCGTTGCTCTCGAAAGTTCAGAACGCCTCGGCCTTCGTCGATGGCATGGTCAGGGGGCTGGAAGGGGCGGACTTTCAGGCCTTGGCCGACCGGCTGCCTCGCATGGCAGCTCTGAACGTGGTGTTCCCAACGCCCTTCGCGATCGGGGCCGTCCGTGGATTGGTCGATGAAATGCTCGACCTGGTGCAACTGTTGAATCCCCAACAGTGGGCGGCCATCGAAGCGGCGGCGCGCGAGACGATCTTGTTGTTGAACGATCCGGACGGAGAGGGCTTGGCCGCCACGTTAGGTGAAGAATTCGGCAGAAACCAGGCCGTCGCGCTTGGCGGACTTCTGCAGCAGAGCCTGCCGATCTTCGCCTATGAGGTCGGCAAGTTGATCGGTCCGACGATCATTGAACTGCTGCTGGCCCTGATCGGCATCGAGATCGGGCCGGCGGCGATGCTCCAGAAATCGTTGGCAGCAATGAAGCAGGTTCCGCGCATTACCGGGATGGTGGGGGATCTGGTCCGGGTGTTGCCTGATCTCCCCGATGAGGCGCCAGGCACCATCAGGATTCCGGATCGATCCATGACCCCACGTGCCTCACGTGCAGGGCAAATGACTCCAGGGCTCCCGGACCTCTCGCGTGAGGAACAGGCGCTATTGGCCCGAACCGGCAACCGGATGGAGTTCCCCGATGCCCTCCCGCAAGACTTGGCTGATCAGGAACTGGCCATCGTCAAACGTTCCACGAAGGTACCCCTCAGTGGGGGCGATGGCAAATATGTCAATGAAGTGGATCTGGGCAATGGTCATAGGTGGAAAGAGCAGGCGAATGGGACCTGGTGCCGGTTCTCGAACCAGCCGACCAATTGCACCGTGCTGGTGCCGACGCCAGGTCCGGTGTCACCAGGAATGATCGTGGCGAAGGCTGCGGATCGAGCATCGTTGTTGGAACGCTACACGGCATGGGCCACGAATCGTGGCGCGGATCAAGTCGAGGTGGCTATCCTCAAAGTGATTTCGGGAATGGGTGAGTATCCGACAGGGACCTATGTGGTCGTGGTCGGCTCAAGAAAAGGAGTGGTCTATCCGGGAAATACGCCGGGAGTCAGGTGGTTGACCATCTCCCATGTGCATCCTGGTGCGGCAAAGGAGCCTGGGTATCGGTATCCCTCGCTTGCGGACCTCGCAGCGGCCGAGGCGGACACCATCCGGCTTGGGAAGATTATCGGAGGCGTCAGAAAGTGGATTCACTTCCAGACGCCCGAAGGGACCTGGAATTCTGTGAAGTATGGGTACGATGCGACCGCCGAGCGGTATTTCGTTGAGATCGCCGGCGAGGAAACTCAGTACTTTGAGAGATTGCACGATGTGACGCCGGAGCAGCTCCGTAGGTACGATGACCTCGATGACGCAGGGTTGGAGCAGGAACGGATCAATCTCATGAAGCAAGAGAACTCGGAGGGCTCGTATCTCAGGTGGTACGCAGACCGATTCAGCTTCATGTGGCAGTGA
- a CDS encoding radical SAM protein yields MQGPAGQYPTLQVHPDRRCNLQCLHCYSDAGPAVSEQLEIDLLQTVVADAAAIGYRVMSVSGGEPLLYPELGKLLRAAHAAGLVTTVTTNGMLLDQRQLNVLGADCDLVAISLDGIPESHNFMRNSSRAFDDMCARLPGLRASGIPFGFIFTLTFHNVHELEWVANFAVEQGASLLQLHPLEPVGRATCRLGESYPDGEENAAAVCEAGRIRELYEGKLEVQIDLATIPAMLEHPTRVFVREATLCGAQTVADVIAPLVIETSGIVSPMQYGFPRAWSWGNIKDRSLPDLAEDWLTRDYAAFLTLCRLVYEQAVRNDDEPVLNWYEQVHAAASQFNPSQVRESLMQACSTDQPDR; encoded by the coding sequence ATGCAAGGACCAGCCGGACAGTACCCGACGCTGCAAGTCCACCCTGATCGACGGTGCAACCTGCAATGCCTGCATTGTTATTCTGATGCGGGTCCGGCGGTGTCCGAACAGTTGGAGATCGACCTGTTACAAACGGTGGTCGCCGATGCGGCTGCCATCGGCTACAGGGTCATGTCGGTGTCGGGTGGAGAACCCCTGTTGTATCCCGAACTAGGGAAACTCCTGCGTGCGGCGCATGCCGCTGGCCTCGTGACCACCGTCACGACGAACGGCATGTTGCTCGATCAACGCCAACTGAACGTCCTAGGGGCTGATTGCGACCTCGTCGCAATCAGCCTCGACGGCATCCCGGAATCCCACAACTTCATGCGGAACTCCTCGCGGGCCTTTGACGACATGTGCGCCCGCTTGCCGGGGCTCCGCGCCTCCGGGATCCCCTTCGGATTTATCTTCACACTGACGTTCCACAACGTACACGAGTTGGAGTGGGTCGCGAACTTCGCGGTCGAGCAGGGTGCCTCCCTGCTGCAACTCCACCCGCTGGAACCGGTCGGCAGGGCCACCTGCAGGCTGGGCGAGTCCTATCCGGACGGGGAAGAGAACGCGGCGGCCGTCTGCGAGGCTGGGCGCATCCGCGAATTATACGAGGGGAAGCTGGAGGTGCAGATCGATCTCGCGACGATCCCGGCGATGTTGGAACATCCGACGCGCGTTTTCGTGAGAGAGGCCACATTGTGTGGCGCGCAGACCGTGGCCGATGTGATTGCCCCCTTGGTGATTGAGACCAGCGGGATTGTCTCACCCATGCAGTATGGGTTCCCTCGCGCCTGGTCTTGGGGAAATATCAAAGACCGATCGTTGCCGGATCTTGCCGAAGACTGGCTTACACGCGACTATGCCGCCTTTCTCACGCTCTGCCGCCTCGTCTATGAACAGGCGGTCCGCAACGACGACGAGCCGGTATTGAACTGGTACGAGCAGGTGCATGCCGCGGCTTCGCAGTTCAACCCTTCGCAAGTACGCGAGAGCTTGATGCAAGCCTGCTCAACCGACCAGCCTGATCGATAG
- a CDS encoding 5'-nucleotidase, lipoprotein e(P4) family codes for MQTSAEYRTLTTLTYRQATAALDLALGDKAWTAALEQEGNFQDLPPAVVLDLDETVLDNQPFDGRLIKDGTRFTSSRWEEWVNEADARALPGSLEFITEAQRRGIAVFFITNRRAKHEALTRRNLERLGLTLSTEPDAVLSEGEAPFDWPSDKSSRRRYLAERYRILLLIGDDLRDFVVGAQDTPEARMALAQHHRARWGVSWFLIPNPMYGTWETALFPTGSSDNEALAAKRAWVRERP; via the coding sequence ATGCAGACCTCTGCGGAATACCGCACCCTGACTACCCTCACCTACCGGCAGGCCACAGCAGCACTGGACCTGGCGCTCGGTGACAAGGCCTGGACAGCGGCGCTGGAACAAGAGGGAAACTTCCAAGACCTGCCGCCCGCTGTCGTGCTCGACCTGGATGAAACCGTCCTCGATAACCAGCCCTTCGACGGACGGCTGATCAAAGACGGCACCAGGTTTACGTCCAGTCGCTGGGAAGAATGGGTGAATGAAGCAGACGCCCGCGCCCTTCCTGGATCACTCGAGTTCATTACCGAGGCGCAGCGTCGAGGCATCGCGGTCTTCTTCATCACGAATCGTCGCGCCAAACACGAAGCGCTGACACGTCGCAACTTGGAACGTCTCGGACTGACCTTATCGACGGAGCCTGACGCGGTCCTTTCAGAGGGAGAAGCGCCCTTCGATTGGCCGTCGGACAAATCGAGTCGGCGCCGTTACCTCGCAGAGCGTTACCGCATTCTGTTGCTGATCGGCGACGATTTGAGAGATTTCGTTGTCGGAGCCCAAGACACACCGGAAGCACGCATGGCGCTGGCGCAGCACCATCGTGCCCGCTGGGGCGTCTCGTGGTTTCTCATTCCTAATCCCATGTACGGCACATGGGAGACGGCCCTCTTCCCCACAGGCAGTTCCGACAACGAGGCACTGGCGGCCAAACGCGCCTGGGTGCGAGAGCGCCCCTAG
- the ychF gene encoding redox-regulated ATPase YchF: MSMKCGIVGLPNVGKSTLFNALTKSGIAAENYPFCTIEPNIGIVEVPDARLQVLADIVKPQRIQYATTEFVDIAGLVAGASKGEGLGNQFLANIRETDGIVNVVRCFEDDNVVHVAGKVDPIADITTITTELALADLATVEKAQERNVKLVRAGNKDAGKLGDLLVQVAACLNEGTPARTLKLDAAQLTLLKPLCLLTLKPVMYVANVAERGFTDNPLLTRVEEFAAREGAPVVPICAALEAEIAGLSDEEKKEFLADIGLSEPGLNRLIRAAYQLLGLQTYFTAGVKEVRAWTIHIGDTAPQAAGVIHGDFEKGFIRAEVISYDDFIASKGEAGAREKGKMRLEGKDYVVQDGDVMHFRFNV; this comes from the coding sequence ATGAGCATGAAATGCGGCATCGTCGGTTTGCCCAACGTCGGCAAATCGACTCTCTTCAATGCACTGACGAAATCAGGCATCGCGGCTGAAAACTATCCCTTTTGCACCATCGAACCCAACATCGGCATCGTGGAAGTACCGGACGCACGCCTGCAGGTCCTGGCCGACATCGTGAAACCGCAGCGAATCCAATACGCCACCACAGAATTCGTCGACATCGCCGGCCTGGTGGCCGGCGCCTCCAAGGGGGAAGGTCTTGGCAATCAGTTCCTCGCCAACATTCGAGAGACTGATGGGATCGTCAACGTCGTGCGCTGCTTCGAGGACGACAACGTGGTGCACGTGGCGGGCAAGGTCGACCCGATCGCCGATATCACGACTATCACCACCGAATTGGCGTTGGCGGATTTGGCCACGGTGGAGAAGGCCCAGGAACGTAATGTCAAGCTAGTCCGGGCCGGGAACAAGGACGCCGGTAAACTGGGCGACCTGCTGGTACAAGTTGCAGCCTGCTTGAACGAAGGTACGCCGGCTAGGACCTTGAAGCTGGATGCGGCCCAACTCACTCTTCTCAAGCCGCTCTGCCTACTCACGCTGAAACCGGTCATGTACGTCGCAAACGTCGCGGAGCGGGGTTTCACGGACAATCCCCTCCTGACCCGCGTCGAGGAGTTCGCAGCTCGTGAAGGGGCGCCGGTCGTGCCGATCTGCGCTGCGTTGGAGGCGGAAATCGCGGGGTTGTCCGACGAGGAGAAGAAAGAGTTTCTGGCCGACATCGGATTGAGCGAGCCAGGCCTGAACCGCCTGATCCGCGCGGCCTATCAACTCTTGGGCCTACAAACCTACTTCACCGCCGGCGTGAAGGAAGTCCGTGCCTGGACGATTCACATCGGCGATACAGCCCCGCAGGCGGCCGGCGTGATCCACGGAGACTTCGAGAAGGGCTTCATTCGCGCGGAAGTGATCTCCTACGACGACTTCATCGCCTCTAAAGGAGAAGCCGGTGCGCGCGAGAAGGGCAAGATGCGACTCGAAGGCAAGGACTACGTCGTCCAGGACGGAGATGTGATGCATTTCCGGTTCAACGTCTAG
- a CDS encoding 4Fe-4S binding protein: MSCSISPPPQPQLITIDSRQTPTPPTCKSHVVSATIPATKRYKYRMITLAAVHAYIAFHLISWHVFGWELWGKTAMMGVPSLAKGTINAASVMVILILASILIWGRGFCGWVCHMRGAIEFADWTLRKLKVRRYLALREKNVLVNTPHRWLLRIGALFVLLLPVIILIHNVGFSPKVDMTAPVPMADLPGYEGKAFAKSAFFNFDIKPTWNDFLLAFGLALFIQFTMSIVLNLRYGQGAFCRILCPYATMMVPLMNISPVQKKITRVAQCTGCRGCSNACPQGIDVSREIFHFDGKVINRECIKCYACIDACDDEVLADTAAPAVPQTDRLKPYEKRPWQLEVVRKDGLLTNAKHMQVFEPLGPTADFLSLLVALICGGITSRFGGFWFYPGAIISFIVFRECCLRVQQWRAVVKQPAPTVSLPSQG; encoded by the coding sequence ATGAGCTGTAGCATCTCGCCTCCGCCGCAACCTCAACTCATCACGATCGACAGCCGACAGACCCCTACCCCACCAACCTGCAAAAGTCATGTGGTGTCTGCCACCATCCCCGCCACCAAGCGCTACAAGTACCGCATGATCACCTTGGCGGCCGTCCATGCGTACATCGCCTTTCACCTGATTTCCTGGCACGTTTTCGGCTGGGAACTGTGGGGGAAGACCGCGATGATGGGGGTCCCGTCGCTCGCCAAGGGAACCATCAATGCCGCCTCGGTCATGGTCATTCTGATCCTTGCTTCCATCCTCATCTGGGGCCGAGGATTCTGCGGTTGGGTCTGCCACATGCGCGGGGCGATCGAGTTCGCCGACTGGACCCTGCGTAAACTCAAGGTACGTCGCTATCTTGCCCTCCGTGAAAAGAATGTGCTGGTCAACACGCCACATCGATGGCTGCTGCGGATCGGCGCGTTGTTCGTCTTGCTGTTACCCGTCATCATTTTGATCCACAACGTCGGGTTCTCGCCGAAAGTGGACATGACGGCGCCGGTGCCCATGGCGGACCTGCCCGGGTATGAAGGCAAGGCCTTCGCCAAGTCGGCGTTTTTTAATTTCGACATCAAACCCACTTGGAACGATTTTCTCCTCGCCTTCGGCCTCGCGCTGTTTATCCAATTCACCATGAGCATTGTGTTGAATCTTCGCTACGGGCAGGGAGCCTTCTGCCGAATCCTCTGCCCCTATGCCACGATGATGGTTCCGCTCATGAACATTTCTCCCGTGCAGAAGAAAATCACGCGGGTGGCGCAATGCACCGGTTGTCGGGGTTGCAGCAATGCCTGCCCGCAAGGCATCGACGTCAGCCGCGAAATCTTTCATTTCGACGGGAAGGTTATCAACCGGGAGTGCATCAAGTGTTACGCCTGCATCGACGCCTGCGACGACGAGGTCCTAGCAGATACGGCCGCGCCGGCGGTTCCTCAGACCGATCGATTGAAGCCCTATGAAAAACGCCCTTGGCAACTCGAGGTGGTAAGAAAAGATGGGCTGCTCACCAATGCCAAGCACATGCAGGTCTTCGAACCGCTCGGGCCTACCGCTGACTTCCTCTCCCTGCTTGTCGCCTTGATCTGTGGCGGCATTACATCCCGATTCGGAGGGTTCTGGTTCTATCCGGGCGCGATCATCTCGTTCATCGTCTTCAGGGAATGTTGCCTACGAGTACAGCAGTGGCGGGCAGTAGTGAAGCAGCCGGCGCCGACGGTGTCGCTTCCCTCACAGGGGTGA
- a CDS encoding MBL fold metallo-hydrolase: MHTHTYRVTVLLDVNDVQDVDDRAESRSYIVADLGSGQAVIIDAVIENVERDVRLVKELGLTLVYAVETHIHADHITGASLLKDRTGAQIVYGAGAASLVTGADLFLQDRQTLRFGKSELRALATPGHTDGCASYLLPGAVFTGDTLFIRGNGRTDLQGGSAEKLFKSVRHTLFALPDDTIVYPGHDYNGRVSSTIGEEKRFNERLNLAIDKATFVDLMNKRHSPLPAKIDVAIPANMRAGRPAGEPQR, encoded by the coding sequence ATGCACACCCACACCTATCGCGTGACGGTCTTGCTGGACGTGAACGACGTTCAAGACGTCGACGACCGGGCCGAAAGCCGGAGCTACATCGTCGCTGATCTCGGTTCCGGGCAAGCCGTCATCATCGATGCCGTGATCGAAAACGTCGAGCGCGACGTGCGACTCGTCAAAGAATTAGGGCTGACTCTGGTCTACGCCGTGGAAACACATATCCACGCCGACCACATCACCGGAGCTTCGCTCCTTAAGGATCGCACCGGGGCGCAGATCGTCTATGGAGCGGGCGCAGCAAGCCTCGTGACAGGAGCGGATCTGTTTCTCCAGGATCGTCAGACGCTACGGTTCGGCAAGAGCGAACTCAGAGCGCTCGCCACCCCCGGCCACACGGACGGCTGCGCCAGTTACCTCTTACCAGGTGCGGTTTTTACAGGCGACACCCTCTTTATTCGTGGCAACGGGAGGACAGACTTGCAGGGCGGTTCGGCGGAAAAATTGTTCAAGTCCGTTCGGCATACACTCTTCGCGCTGCCGGATGACACGATCGTTTACCCCGGTCATGACTATAATGGCCGAGTATCGTCCACCATCGGTGAGGAAAAACGTTTCAACGAACGCCTGAATCTGGCGATCGACAAGGCTACCTTCGTCGACCTGATGAACAAGCGACATTCCCCGCTCCCGGCGAAAATCGATGTCGCCATCCCCGCCAATATGCGGGCCGGCCGCCCAGCAGGCGAGCCACAGCGGTAA